A stretch of Aedes aegypti strain LVP_AGWG chromosome 2, AaegL5.0 Primary Assembly, whole genome shotgun sequence DNA encodes these proteins:
- the LOC5565841 gene encoding multidrug resistance-associated protein 1 isoform X1: protein MSFEEFCGGPFWDGQKEWRQDNPDLTFCFQRVALQWVPCFFLFVFSLYEVYKYGTSRYRDIPWNWFNLSKMLVNFTLMCMSWIDLGMVVTYKDEHGLFDVQIVTAIFNAISYIVLMVLIFFQRRYGIRSSGTIFIFWFMRMFFGIIQLRTEIQNKGIRGEVTGDGVNFWEFQYISYCIQYAFICLMLVVEFFPDQEPSYSDYPESKKPSPELRSSYFVRLFFLYFDSFTWRGFRNPLTMDDMYDINPQDASAELVPPFDKYWYESVEKGRHKQMAADKKAGKTNINYKPHSQTNGSVLPAIVKAYGAPFWFAGLFQLAISGLQFANPYLMQELMKWIAFHGPNWQGIILTFGLFATSLLIALFNGQYFYNTFLTGFRIRTGLISGIYRKALRISSSAKKDTTVGEIVNLMAVDAQRFFELTSYLHVLWSGPVIIALCIYLLYDILGVAVFAGLAVMIIMTPVTGVMATQLRDLQVEQMKIKDDRVKKMNEILGGIKVLKLYAWEKSFQDSILKVRSKEIGILKKMAYYGAGVYFTFTIAPFLVTLVSFAVYVLIDENNHLDAQTAFVSLALFNILRMPLGWLPMMVTFAMQAWVSIKRIDKFMNSAELDPNNVTHHKSDKALYIKDGSFSWGDETLILKNIHLALKKGQLSAVVGGVGTGKSSLISALLGEMEKIRGSVNTDGTIAYVPQQAWIQNATLRDNILFGKSFDQKKYDRVIECCALKPDLEMLPGGDSTEIGEKGINLSGGQKQRVSLARAVYADADIYLFDDPLSAVDAHVGKHIFEQVIGPQGILVGRSRLLVTHGISFLPHVEEIFVMKDGEVSESGSYQQLLDQKGAFAEFLSQHIQDLDEEDEEIQILQEALTDETSKGIVKRLVSIRSNQSDEGVPRKRTSRQESRSSIKKDQPPQLAPKATLIEKEESATGAVTLAVYIKYVKAIGLSLGLWSIIFSFITQGSGIYSSIWLTDWSEDPEAITDTSVRDMYLGVYGALGGIQSIALFISSVALGLGCLKAAKELHDKLLESSMRMPMSFFDTTPLGRIINRFSKDVDVMDNVLPATIRAWLYFLFSVIGVFVVIGISTPIFLAVVPPLIVIYYFIQKIYIETSRQLKRLESVTRSPIYSHFGESISGQSTIRAYNEQSRFTRDSEDKVDYNQKVSYPTIIANRWLGIRLEIVGSLVILFAALFAVLARDTIGPATVGLSISYALQISATLSFMVRMTAEVETNIVAVERLEEYTELPREDSWQKGSVDKSWPSEGKVEFKDFKLRYREGLDLVVKGISVNVKGGEKIGIVGRTGAGKSSLTLGLFRIVEAAGGKIVIDGVDISQIGLHQLRGRLTIIPQDPVLFSGSLRMNVDPFGSYSDDQVWKALELSHLKTFVKGLPAGLEHEVAENGENLSVGQRQLICLARAVLRKTKVLILDEATAAVDLETDDLIQVTFETHSNKFVRTYLSPIVILQKTIRTEFADCTILTIAHRLNTIIDSDKVLVLDKGLVAECDSPQNLLADRSTIFYSMAKNAGIVS, encoded by the exons ATGTCCTTTGAAGAGTTCTGTGGCGGTCCCTTTTGG GACGGCCAGAAGGAATGGCGGCAGGACAATCCGGATTTGACCTTTTGCTTCCAACGAGTTGCCCTGCAGTGGGTTCCCTGTTTCTTCCTGTTTGTCTTTTCCCTGTACGAAGTCTACAAGTATGGCACTAGCCGCTACCGAGATATACCATGGAATTGGTTCAACCTGTCAAAGATGCTGGTCAATTTTACGTTGATGTGCATGAGCTGGATCGATCTGGGCATGGTTGTGACCTACAAGGACGAGCATGGCCTGTTCGACGTCCAGATCGTGACGGCGATATTTAACGCCATATCTTAT ATTGTCCTTATGGTACTGATATTCTTTCAACGGAGATATGGCATCAGAAGCTCGGGGACGATCTTCATCTTCTGGTTCATGCGAATGTTCTTCGGTATCATTCAGCTTCGAACAGAAATTCAAAACAAGGGAATTCGTGGCGAAGTAACGGGCGATGGCGTTAACTTTTGGGAGTTCCAATACATCAGCTACTGCATTCAGTACGCTTTCATCTGTCTAATGTTGGTGGTTGAGTTCTTCCCGGATCAGGAACCATCGTACAGCGATTACCCGGAATCCAAGAAACCAAGTCCGGAACTGCGATCCAGCTACTTTGTGCGGTTGTTCTTCCTGTACTTCGACTCGTTCACGTGGCGTGGATTCCGCAATCCGCTTACCATGGACGACATGTACGACATCAACCCGCAAGATGCGTCCGCAGAGCTGGTGCCACCGTTCGACAAATACTGGTACGAAAGCGTGGAGAAGGGTCGACACAAACAGATGGCCGCCGACAAGAAAGCTGGAAAGACGAACATCAATTACAAACCACACTCGCAAACCAACGGATCCGTGTTACCAGCGATTGTCAAAGCGTACGGAGCTCCATTCTGGTTTGCAGGTCTGTTCCAGTTGGCGATCTCCGGACTGCAGTTTGCCAATCCGTATCTTATGCA GGAACTCATGAAGTGGATCGCTTTCCATGGCCCCAATTGGCAAGGAATTATATTGACCTTCGGCTTGTTCGCAACATCTCTGCTCATAGCGTTGTTCAACGGTCAGTACTTCTACAACACCTTCCTGACCGGGTTCCGCATCCGTACTGGGCTCATTAGCGGTATCTATCGTAAGGCGCTTCGGATATCAAGCTCCGCGAAAAAAGACACCACCGTAGGAGAGATCGTCAACCTCATGGCAGTGGATGCCCAGCGGTTCTTCGAATTGACTTCCTACTTGCACGTCCTCTGGTCCGGTCCGGTGATCATCGCGCTGTGTATCTACCTGCTGTACGACATCTTGGGAGTGGCCGTGTTTGCCGGGCTTGCCGTAATGATCATAATGACTCCGGTTACTGGAGTGATGGCCACGCAGTTGCGCGACCTGCAAGTCGAACAGATGAAGATCAAGGACGATCGCGTCAAGAAGATGAACGAGATTCTTGGCGGAATCAAGGTCCTCAAGCTATACGCTTGGGAGAAAAGTTTCCAAGATTCTATCCTGAAGGTCCGAAGCAAGGAAATCGGCATCCTCAAGAAGATGGCGTACTACGGAGCGGGAGTGTACTTCACGTTCACCATTGCTCCATTCCTGGTTACGTTGGTTTCGTTTGCTGTGTACGTATTGATTGACGAGAACAATCACCTCGATGCACAAACGGCCTTCGTTTCTTTGGCCTTGTTCAACATTCTGCGCATGCCATTGGGTTGGCTTCCGATGATGGTGACCTTCGCTATGCAGGCTTGGGTGTCGATCAAGCGTATCGACAAGTTCATGAACAGCGCCGAACTTGACCCGAATAACGTTACGCATCACAAGAGTGATAAGGCGCTGTACATTAAGGATGGATCCTTCTCTTGGGGTGATGAAACGCTCATACTGAAGAACATCCATTTGGCGCTGAAGAAAGGTCAGCTGTCGGCAGTGGTTGGCGGTGTTGGAACAGGAAAGAGTTCGCTTATCTCTGCCTTGCTTGGAGAAATGGAGAAGATCAGGGGTTCGGTTAATACGGACGGCACGATCGCCTACGTTCCTCAGCAAGCCTGGATCCAGAATGCTACGCTTCGGGACAATATTCTGTTCGGGAAGTCGTTCGACCAAAAGAAATACGATCGCGTGATTGAATGCTGTGCTCTGAAGCCTGATCTGGAGATGCTCCCGGGAGGAGATTCAACCGAAATCGGCGAGAAGGGTATTAACTTGTCCGGTGGACAGAAGCAACGTGTTTCCTTAGCCCGCGCTGTCTACGCCGACGCCGATATCTATCTGTTTGATGATCCACTGAGTGCGGTCGATGCTCATGTTGGTAAGCATATATTTGAACAGGTCATTGGTCCACAAGGAATTCTTGTCGGAAGATCACGGCTGTTGGTTACGCATGGTATCTCATTCCTACCCCATGTGGAGGAGATCTTCGTCATGAAAGATGGTGAAGTATCGGAAAGTGGTTCTTATCAGCAATTGTTGGATCAGAAGGGCGCGTTTGCTGAATTCCTTTCTCAACACATCCAAGACTTGGATGAAGAAGATGAAG AAATCCAAATCCTCCAGGAAGCCCTGACGGACGAAACTTCGAAGGGTATCGTAAAACGTTTAGTCTCCATCCGTTCGAACCAATCCGACGAAGGTGTACCCCGGAAACGCACCAGTCGCCAGGAGTCCCGTTCCAGCATCAAAAAGGATCAACCGCCTCAATTGGCTCCCAAAGCAACGCTGATCGAGAAGGAAGAATCTGCCACCGGTGCCGTAACGTTAGCCGTCTACATAAAGTACGTCAAGGCGATTGGTCTATCCCTAGGTCTGTGGTCGATCATCTTCAGCTTCATCACCCAAGGTAGTGGAATATACTCCAGCATTTGGTTGACGGATTGGTCCGAGGATCCTGAAGCTATCACTGATACGTCCGTCCGGGATATGTACCTCGGTGTGTACGGAGCCTTGGGAGGAATTCAATCGATCGCTCTGTTCATCAGCTCTGTTGCGTTGGGCTTGGGTTGCTTGAAGGCCGCCAAGGAATTGCACGATAAACTTCTCGAAAGCTCTATGAGGATGCCCATGTCTTTCTTTGACACCACTCCTCTGGGTCGCATCATCAATCGCTTCTCCAAAGACGTAGATGTCATGGACAACGTCCTTCCGGCAACCATCCGAGCGTGGCTGTACTTCCTGTTCAGCGTCATCGGAGTGTTCGTGGTTATCGGAATTTCCACACCAATTTTCTTGGCAGTCGTACCTCCGTTGATCGTGATCTACTACTTCATCCAGAAGATCTACATTGAAACTTCCAGACAGCTGAAACGATTGGAGTCAGTCACGCGGAGTCCGATCTACTCTCACTTCGGCGAAAGTATCAGCGGTCAATCGACGATTCGTGCCTACAACGAGCAGTCTCGGTTCACGCGCGATTCTGAGGACAAGGTCGACTACAACCAGAAGGTATCCTACCCGACTATCATCGCCAATCGCTGGCTGGGAATTCGGCTGGAGATCGTTGGCAGTTTGGTGATTTTGTTCGCGGCCCTGTTCGCTGTTCTGGCGAGGGACACAATTGGGCCAGCTACCGTTGGTTTATCCATCTCCTACGCTCTGCAGATCTCTGCCACGTTGAGTTTCATGGTGAGAATGACGGCTGAAGTGGAAACGAATATTGTTGCTGTGGAACGATTGGAGGAATACACTGAGTTGCCCAGGGAAGACTCCTGGCAGAAGGGTTCAGTTGACAAGAGCTGGCCGTCGGAAGGTAAAGTGGAGTTCAAGGACTTCAAGTTGCGCTACAGGGAAGGGTTGGATCTGGTGGTCAAGGGAATTTCTGTGAACGTCAAAGGAGGCGAGAAGATTGGTATTGTTGGAAGAACAGGTGCCGGTAAATCCAGTTTGACCTTGGGTCTGTTCAG AATTGTGGAAGCAGCTGGAGGCAAAATCGTCATCGACGGGGTCGACATTTCACAGATTGGTCTCCACCAGCTGCGAGGTCGTCTGACGATCATTCCGCAGGATCCGGTCCTGTTCTCCGGAAGTCTGCGCATGAACGTCGATCCGTTCGGATCCTACTCGGACGACCAAGTATGGAAAGCCCTCGAACTGTCTCATCTGAAGACGTTCGTAAAAGGGCTGCCAGCCGGGCTGGAGCACGAAGTGGCTGAAAACGGAGAAAATCTCTCCGTGGGTCAACGCCAACTGATCTGCTTGGCTCGAGCGGTTCTCCGGAAAACGAAGGTACTGATTTTGGACGAAGCAACCGCTGCGGTTGACTTGGAAACGGATGACTTGATTCAGGTAACATTTGAAACTCATTCAAACAAATTCGTCAGAACTTATCTCTCTCCTATCGTCATATTACAGAAAACAATCCGCACGGAGTTTGCCGACTGTACAATACTGACGATTGCTCACCGTCTCAATACCATTATCGATTCCGATAAGGTATTGGTGTTAGATAAGGGTCTCGTGGCTGAATGTGATTCTCCGCAGAATTTGCTCGCCGATAGGAGTACTATTTTCTACAGCATGGCGAAGAATGCGGGTATTGTTAGCTAG
- the LOC5565841 gene encoding multidrug resistance-associated protein 1 isoform X2, whose amino-acid sequence MSFEEFCGGPFWDGQKEWRQDNPDLTFCFQRVALQWVPCFFLFVFSLYEVYKYGTSRYRDIPWNWFNLSKMLVNFTLMCMSWIDLGMVVTYKDEHGLFDVQIVTAIFNAISYIVLMVLIFFQRRYGIRSSGTIFIFWFMRMFFGIIQLRTEIQNKGIRGEVTGDGVNFWEFQYISYCIQYAFICLMLVVEFFPDQEPSYSDYPESKKPSPELRSSYFVRLFFLYFDSFTWRGFRNPLTMDDMYDINPQDASAELVPPFDKYWYESVEKGRHKQMAADKKAGKTNINYKPHSQTNGSVLPAIVKAYGAPFWFAGLFQLAISGLQFANPYLMQELMKWIAFHGPNWQGIILTFGLFATSLLIALFNGQYFYNTFLTGFRIRTGLISGIYRKALRISSSAKKDTTVGEIVNLMAVDAQRFFELTSYLHVLWSGPVIIALCIYLLYDILGVAVFAGLAVMIIMTPVTGVMATQLRDLQVEQMKIKDDRVKKMNEILGGIKVLKLYAWEKSFQDSILKVRSKEIGILKKMAYYGAGVYFTFTIAPFLVTLVSFAVYVLIDENNHLDAQTAFVSLALFNILRMPLGWLPMMVTFAMQAWVSIKRIDKFMNSAELDPNNVTHHKSDKALYIKDGSFSWGDETLILKNIHLALKKGQLSAVVGGVGTGKSSLISALLGEMEKIRGSVNTDGTIAYVPQQAWIQNATLRDNILFGKSFDQKKYDRVIECCALKPDLEMLPGGDSTEIGEKGINLSGGQKQRVSLARAVYADADIYLFDDPLSAVDAHVGKHIFEQVIGPQGILVGRSRLLVTHGISFLPHVEEIFVMKDGEVSESGSYQQLLDQKGAFAEFLSQHIQDLDEEDEEIQILQEALTDETSKGIVKRLVSIRSNQSDEGVPRKRTSRQESRSSIKKDQPPQLAPKATLIEKEESATGAVTLAVYIKYVKAIGLSLGLWSIIFSFITQGSGIYSSIWLTDWSEDPEAITDTSVRDMYLGVYGALGGIQSIALFISSVALGLGCLKAAKELHDKLLESSMRMPMSFFDTTPLGRIINRFSKDVDVMDNVLPATIRAWLYFLFSVIGVFVVIGISTPIFLAVVPPLIVIYYFIQKIYIETSRQLKRLESVTRSPIYSHFGESISGQSTIRAYNEQSRFTRDSEDKVDYNQKVSYPTIIANRWLGIRLEIVGSLVILFAALFAVLARDTIGPATVGLSISYALQISATLSFMVRMTAEVETNIVAVERLEEYTELPREDSWQKGSVDKSWPSEGKVEFKDFKLRYREGLDLVVKGISVNVKGGEKIGIVGRTGAGKSSLTLGLFRIVEAAGGKIVIDGVDISQIGLHQLRGRLTIIPQDPVLFSGSLRMNVDPFGSYSDDQVWKALELSHLKTFVKGLPAGLEHEVAENGENLSVGQRQLICLARAVLRKTKVLILDEATAAVDLETDDLIQKTIRTEFADCTILTIAHRLNTIIDSDKVLVLDKGLVAECDSPQNLLADRSTIFYSMAKNAGIVS is encoded by the exons ATGTCCTTTGAAGAGTTCTGTGGCGGTCCCTTTTGG GACGGCCAGAAGGAATGGCGGCAGGACAATCCGGATTTGACCTTTTGCTTCCAACGAGTTGCCCTGCAGTGGGTTCCCTGTTTCTTCCTGTTTGTCTTTTCCCTGTACGAAGTCTACAAGTATGGCACTAGCCGCTACCGAGATATACCATGGAATTGGTTCAACCTGTCAAAGATGCTGGTCAATTTTACGTTGATGTGCATGAGCTGGATCGATCTGGGCATGGTTGTGACCTACAAGGACGAGCATGGCCTGTTCGACGTCCAGATCGTGACGGCGATATTTAACGCCATATCTTAT ATTGTCCTTATGGTACTGATATTCTTTCAACGGAGATATGGCATCAGAAGCTCGGGGACGATCTTCATCTTCTGGTTCATGCGAATGTTCTTCGGTATCATTCAGCTTCGAACAGAAATTCAAAACAAGGGAATTCGTGGCGAAGTAACGGGCGATGGCGTTAACTTTTGGGAGTTCCAATACATCAGCTACTGCATTCAGTACGCTTTCATCTGTCTAATGTTGGTGGTTGAGTTCTTCCCGGATCAGGAACCATCGTACAGCGATTACCCGGAATCCAAGAAACCAAGTCCGGAACTGCGATCCAGCTACTTTGTGCGGTTGTTCTTCCTGTACTTCGACTCGTTCACGTGGCGTGGATTCCGCAATCCGCTTACCATGGACGACATGTACGACATCAACCCGCAAGATGCGTCCGCAGAGCTGGTGCCACCGTTCGACAAATACTGGTACGAAAGCGTGGAGAAGGGTCGACACAAACAGATGGCCGCCGACAAGAAAGCTGGAAAGACGAACATCAATTACAAACCACACTCGCAAACCAACGGATCCGTGTTACCAGCGATTGTCAAAGCGTACGGAGCTCCATTCTGGTTTGCAGGTCTGTTCCAGTTGGCGATCTCCGGACTGCAGTTTGCCAATCCGTATCTTATGCA GGAACTCATGAAGTGGATCGCTTTCCATGGCCCCAATTGGCAAGGAATTATATTGACCTTCGGCTTGTTCGCAACATCTCTGCTCATAGCGTTGTTCAACGGTCAGTACTTCTACAACACCTTCCTGACCGGGTTCCGCATCCGTACTGGGCTCATTAGCGGTATCTATCGTAAGGCGCTTCGGATATCAAGCTCCGCGAAAAAAGACACCACCGTAGGAGAGATCGTCAACCTCATGGCAGTGGATGCCCAGCGGTTCTTCGAATTGACTTCCTACTTGCACGTCCTCTGGTCCGGTCCGGTGATCATCGCGCTGTGTATCTACCTGCTGTACGACATCTTGGGAGTGGCCGTGTTTGCCGGGCTTGCCGTAATGATCATAATGACTCCGGTTACTGGAGTGATGGCCACGCAGTTGCGCGACCTGCAAGTCGAACAGATGAAGATCAAGGACGATCGCGTCAAGAAGATGAACGAGATTCTTGGCGGAATCAAGGTCCTCAAGCTATACGCTTGGGAGAAAAGTTTCCAAGATTCTATCCTGAAGGTCCGAAGCAAGGAAATCGGCATCCTCAAGAAGATGGCGTACTACGGAGCGGGAGTGTACTTCACGTTCACCATTGCTCCATTCCTGGTTACGTTGGTTTCGTTTGCTGTGTACGTATTGATTGACGAGAACAATCACCTCGATGCACAAACGGCCTTCGTTTCTTTGGCCTTGTTCAACATTCTGCGCATGCCATTGGGTTGGCTTCCGATGATGGTGACCTTCGCTATGCAGGCTTGGGTGTCGATCAAGCGTATCGACAAGTTCATGAACAGCGCCGAACTTGACCCGAATAACGTTACGCATCACAAGAGTGATAAGGCGCTGTACATTAAGGATGGATCCTTCTCTTGGGGTGATGAAACGCTCATACTGAAGAACATCCATTTGGCGCTGAAGAAAGGTCAGCTGTCGGCAGTGGTTGGCGGTGTTGGAACAGGAAAGAGTTCGCTTATCTCTGCCTTGCTTGGAGAAATGGAGAAGATCAGGGGTTCGGTTAATACGGACGGCACGATCGCCTACGTTCCTCAGCAAGCCTGGATCCAGAATGCTACGCTTCGGGACAATATTCTGTTCGGGAAGTCGTTCGACCAAAAGAAATACGATCGCGTGATTGAATGCTGTGCTCTGAAGCCTGATCTGGAGATGCTCCCGGGAGGAGATTCAACCGAAATCGGCGAGAAGGGTATTAACTTGTCCGGTGGACAGAAGCAACGTGTTTCCTTAGCCCGCGCTGTCTACGCCGACGCCGATATCTATCTGTTTGATGATCCACTGAGTGCGGTCGATGCTCATGTTGGTAAGCATATATTTGAACAGGTCATTGGTCCACAAGGAATTCTTGTCGGAAGATCACGGCTGTTGGTTACGCATGGTATCTCATTCCTACCCCATGTGGAGGAGATCTTCGTCATGAAAGATGGTGAAGTATCGGAAAGTGGTTCTTATCAGCAATTGTTGGATCAGAAGGGCGCGTTTGCTGAATTCCTTTCTCAACACATCCAAGACTTGGATGAAGAAGATGAAG AAATCCAAATCCTCCAGGAAGCCCTGACGGACGAAACTTCGAAGGGTATCGTAAAACGTTTAGTCTCCATCCGTTCGAACCAATCCGACGAAGGTGTACCCCGGAAACGCACCAGTCGCCAGGAGTCCCGTTCCAGCATCAAAAAGGATCAACCGCCTCAATTGGCTCCCAAAGCAACGCTGATCGAGAAGGAAGAATCTGCCACCGGTGCCGTAACGTTAGCCGTCTACATAAAGTACGTCAAGGCGATTGGTCTATCCCTAGGTCTGTGGTCGATCATCTTCAGCTTCATCACCCAAGGTAGTGGAATATACTCCAGCATTTGGTTGACGGATTGGTCCGAGGATCCTGAAGCTATCACTGATACGTCCGTCCGGGATATGTACCTCGGTGTGTACGGAGCCTTGGGAGGAATTCAATCGATCGCTCTGTTCATCAGCTCTGTTGCGTTGGGCTTGGGTTGCTTGAAGGCCGCCAAGGAATTGCACGATAAACTTCTCGAAAGCTCTATGAGGATGCCCATGTCTTTCTTTGACACCACTCCTCTGGGTCGCATCATCAATCGCTTCTCCAAAGACGTAGATGTCATGGACAACGTCCTTCCGGCAACCATCCGAGCGTGGCTGTACTTCCTGTTCAGCGTCATCGGAGTGTTCGTGGTTATCGGAATTTCCACACCAATTTTCTTGGCAGTCGTACCTCCGTTGATCGTGATCTACTACTTCATCCAGAAGATCTACATTGAAACTTCCAGACAGCTGAAACGATTGGAGTCAGTCACGCGGAGTCCGATCTACTCTCACTTCGGCGAAAGTATCAGCGGTCAATCGACGATTCGTGCCTACAACGAGCAGTCTCGGTTCACGCGCGATTCTGAGGACAAGGTCGACTACAACCAGAAGGTATCCTACCCGACTATCATCGCCAATCGCTGGCTGGGAATTCGGCTGGAGATCGTTGGCAGTTTGGTGATTTTGTTCGCGGCCCTGTTCGCTGTTCTGGCGAGGGACACAATTGGGCCAGCTACCGTTGGTTTATCCATCTCCTACGCTCTGCAGATCTCTGCCACGTTGAGTTTCATGGTGAGAATGACGGCTGAAGTGGAAACGAATATTGTTGCTGTGGAACGATTGGAGGAATACACTGAGTTGCCCAGGGAAGACTCCTGGCAGAAGGGTTCAGTTGACAAGAGCTGGCCGTCGGAAGGTAAAGTGGAGTTCAAGGACTTCAAGTTGCGCTACAGGGAAGGGTTGGATCTGGTGGTCAAGGGAATTTCTGTGAACGTCAAAGGAGGCGAGAAGATTGGTATTGTTGGAAGAACAGGTGCCGGTAAATCCAGTTTGACCTTGGGTCTGTTCAG AATTGTGGAAGCAGCTGGAGGCAAAATCGTCATCGACGGGGTCGACATTTCACAGATTGGTCTCCACCAGCTGCGAGGTCGTCTGACGATCATTCCGCAGGATCCGGTCCTGTTCTCCGGAAGTCTGCGCATGAACGTCGATCCGTTCGGATCCTACTCGGACGACCAAGTATGGAAAGCCCTCGAACTGTCTCATCTGAAGACGTTCGTAAAAGGGCTGCCAGCCGGGCTGGAGCACGAAGTGGCTGAAAACGGAGAAAATCTCTCCGTGGGTCAACGCCAACTGATCTGCTTGGCTCGAGCGGTTCTCCGGAAAACGAAGGTACTGATTTTGGACGAAGCAACCGCTGCGGTTGACTTGGAAACGGATGACTTGATTCAG AAAACAATCCGCACGGAGTTTGCCGACTGTACAATACTGACGATTGCTCACCGTCTCAATACCATTATCGATTCCGATAAGGTATTGGTGTTAGATAAGGGTCTCGTGGCTGAATGTGATTCTCCGCAGAATTTGCTCGCCGATAGGAGTACTATTTTCTACAGCATGGCGAAGAATGCGGGTATTGTTAGCTAG